The proteins below are encoded in one region of Pangasianodon hypophthalmus isolate fPanHyp1 chromosome 6, fPanHyp1.pri, whole genome shotgun sequence:
- the LOC128318549 gene encoding B-type lectin plumieribetin-like: protein MSRNFLSMNEELRKGDFLLSNNREYKAIFQEDGNFVVYGWRPLWASNTYGNTDAHRLIMQGDCNLVMYTPGRPVWATNTDRKDVKMCRLTLGNDGILMVDNDGAVVWKSTKSN, encoded by the exons ATGAGCAGGAACTTCTTGTCCATGAACGAAGAGCTCCGTAAGGGAGACTTCCTGTTATCCAACAACCGAGAGTACAAGGCAATCTTTCAG GAGGATGGGAACTTTGTGGTCTATGGCTGGAGACCTCTGTGGGCATCTAACACGTATGGCAATACCGACGCCCATCGGCTGATCATGCAAGGAGACTGCAACCTCGTCATGTACACGCCGGGCAGACCCGTGTGGGCCACCAATACCGACCGGAAGGACGTAAAAATGTGCCGTCTGACTCTGGGCAACGACGGCATTCTAATGGTCGATAATGATGGGGCTGTGGTGTGGAAATCTACTAAGTCTAATTAA